From Pseudomonas arsenicoxydans:
TTGATCACTTCGGCGCCAAGGTCTGCAAGGATCTGCCCGGCCCAAGGCCCAGCCAGCACCCGCGATAAATCCAGTACCCGTAGATGCGAAAGCGCGCCCATGGCCGTTCTCCTATTAATAGAACGCCTGGATGCCGGTCTGCGCGCGACCGAGGATCAGCGCATGGACGTCGTGCGTACCTTCATAGGTATTCACCACTTCCAGGTTCACCAGATGGCGAGCGACTCCGAACTCATCGGAGATACCGTTGCCACCCAGCATGTCACGCGCCATGCGCGCGATGTCCAGCGACTTGCCGCAGGAGTTGCGCTTCATCATCGAGGTGATCTCGACTGCCGCAGTGCCTTCATCTTTCATACGACCCAGACGCAGGCAACCTTGCAGCGCGAGGGTGATTTCGGTCTGCATGTCGGCCAGTTTTTTCTGGATCAACTGCGTGGCAGCCAACGGGCGACCGAACTGTTGACGATCCAGGGTGTATTGGCGAGCGGTGTGCCAGCAGAACTCGGCAGCGCCCAGCGCGCCCCAGGAAATGCCGTAGCGTGCCGAGTTGAGGCAGGTGAACGGGCCCTTCAGTCCACGCACGTCCGGGAAAATGTTCTCTTCAGGGACAAACACGTTGTCCATCACAATCTCGCCGGTGATCGACGCACGCAAACCCACTTTGCCGTGGATGGCTGGCGCGCTCAGGCCTTTCCAGCCCTTCTCCAGAACGAAACCACGGATGTCGCCGGCATCGTCCTTGCCCCAGACCACGAACACATCAGCAATCGGGCTGTTGGTAATCCACATCTTGCTGCCCGTCAGGCTGTAGCCGCCTTCCACTTTGCGTGCACGCGTAATCATCGCGC
This genomic window contains:
- a CDS encoding acyl-CoA dehydrogenase, coding for MGGKASFNWIDPLLLDQQLTEEERMIRDTAEQFAQQKLAPRVLEAFRHEKTDPAIFREMGEVGLLGATIPEQYGGSGLNYVSYGLIAREVERVDSGYRSMMSVQSSLVMVPINEFGTEAQKQKYLPKLATGEWIGCFGLTEPNHGSDPGAMITRARKVEGGYSLTGSKMWITNSPIADVFVVWGKDDAGDIRGFVLEKGWKGLSAPAIHGKVGLRASITGEIVMDNVFVPEENIFPDVRGLKGPFTCLNSARYGISWGALGAAEFCWHTARQYTLDRQQFGRPLAATQLIQKKLADMQTEITLALQGCLRLGRMKDEGTAAVEITSMMKRNSCGKSLDIARMARDMLGGNGISDEFGVARHLVNLEVVNTYEGTHDVHALILGRAQTGIQAFY